In Streptomyces sp. NBC_01439, the following are encoded in one genomic region:
- a CDS encoding acyltransferase family protein, with the protein MVEFRARWSTLAAGIDAATPNDRDRAVDALRAFAILGVVLGHWLVTALTARDGGLSTTSPLAHMPWLAPVSWVFQTLSVFFLVGGHVAARGYASARERGLSHGAWARQRLGRLFRPVAAVLVLWTVVAAGMLIGGAEFATVRSLVKLVLSPLWFLLVFAALTAATPFVARLSPLWPLAVVAAVDMWRFGLDGPEWIGWVNVAAGWLVPFTLGAAWSRGAFVRRDQALLLLGAGVLATAALILWGGYPASMVGVPGAAVSNLNPPTLAAAAFGLAQCGLALLVRDPLARAMRRPTAWAKVALVNLSAMTVFLWHQTAMMAVTALGLLVSADLPGLHTVPDSAGWIAARLLWLPVFAAALSLCWAAFRIHEQATGRSKPSRTARAAAVPRPRTDPAEEINHV; encoded by the coding sequence ATGGTTGAGTTCCGGGCCCGGTGGTCCACCCTGGCCGCGGGCATCGACGCCGCCACCCCGAACGACCGTGACCGGGCCGTGGACGCGCTGCGGGCCTTCGCGATCCTCGGCGTGGTCCTCGGCCACTGGTTGGTCACCGCGCTGACCGCACGCGACGGCGGTCTGAGCACCACCAGTCCGCTGGCCCACATGCCGTGGCTGGCCCCGGTGTCCTGGGTGTTCCAGACGCTGTCCGTCTTCTTCCTGGTGGGTGGTCATGTCGCCGCCCGTGGGTACGCGTCGGCGCGCGAGCGCGGGCTCTCGCACGGCGCGTGGGCCCGGCAGCGACTGGGGCGGCTGTTCCGTCCGGTCGCCGCGGTGCTGGTTCTCTGGACGGTCGTCGCCGCAGGGATGCTGATCGGCGGGGCGGAGTTCGCCACCGTCCGGTCGCTGGTCAAACTGGTGCTCTCCCCGCTGTGGTTCCTGCTGGTATTCGCAGCGCTCACCGCCGCGACCCCGTTCGTGGCCCGGCTCAGCCCGCTGTGGCCACTGGCCGTGGTGGCCGCCGTCGACATGTGGCGCTTCGGACTGGACGGCCCCGAGTGGATCGGTTGGGTCAATGTGGCCGCGGGTTGGCTCGTCCCCTTCACCCTGGGCGCCGCCTGGTCCCGCGGAGCGTTCGTCCGGCGCGACCAGGCGCTGCTCCTGCTCGGCGCGGGCGTCCTGGCCACGGCCGCGCTGATCCTCTGGGGCGGGTACCCGGCGTCGATGGTGGGTGTCCCCGGGGCCGCCGTATCGAACCTGAACCCGCCGACGCTGGCTGCGGCCGCCTTCGGGCTGGCCCAGTGCGGGCTGGCGCTCCTGGTGCGCGACCCGCTGGCCCGGGCCATGCGACGGCCGACGGCTTGGGCGAAGGTCGCCCTGGTGAACCTCTCCGCCATGACCGTCTTCCTGTGGCACCAGACCGCCATGATGGCCGTCACCGCCCTCGGACTGCTGGTCTCGGCCGACCTGCCCGGGCTGCACACGGTGCCCGACTCGGCCGGCTGGATAGCAGCCCGGCTGCTGTGGCTGCCGGTGTTCGCCGCCGCGCTGTCGCTCTGCTGGGCCGCGTTCCGCATCCACGAACAGGCCACCGGCCGTTCGAAGCCGTCCCGTACCGCCCGTGCTGCCGCGGTCCCCCGCCCCAGGACGGACCCCGCCGAGGAGATCAACCATGTCTAG
- a CDS encoding SLATT domain-containing protein: MSQPEMQPEGPPRDPREEGGGPMAAGDLTGRPFPLGDWGEPAERLDELYRRVEADALRTAEWYLSDRAWKRRGARVLRAGAAVGALTGASMPLLELTGSIPGASTYGYLALLLGAAALACDRFFGLTSGWMRNVATAQAVQRRLQTLQFDWASENVREVLGPTEGTASEAAERCLTVLRRFSEDVTELVRSETADWMVEFRAGPAPLVMQSLGAPGGRPDASVPPARFPLPPGTRPNMPRQRPPEQPR; the protein is encoded by the coding sequence GTGAGCCAGCCGGAGATGCAGCCCGAGGGGCCACCCCGGGATCCCCGGGAGGAAGGCGGCGGACCGATGGCGGCGGGCGATCTGACCGGCCGGCCGTTCCCCCTCGGGGACTGGGGCGAGCCCGCCGAGCGGCTCGACGAGCTCTACCGGCGGGTCGAGGCCGATGCGCTGCGCACCGCCGAGTGGTACCTGTCCGACCGGGCCTGGAAGCGGCGCGGTGCGCGCGTGCTGCGCGCCGGGGCGGCCGTGGGCGCCCTCACGGGTGCCTCGATGCCGCTGCTGGAGCTGACGGGCTCGATCCCGGGCGCCTCCACGTACGGCTACCTCGCGCTGCTGCTGGGCGCGGCCGCGCTGGCCTGCGACCGGTTCTTCGGGCTGACGTCCGGGTGGATGCGGAACGTAGCCACGGCCCAGGCCGTGCAGCGCCGGCTCCAGACCCTCCAGTTCGACTGGGCCTCGGAGAACGTGCGCGAGGTGCTCGGACCCACCGAGGGCACGGCCAGCGAGGCAGCGGAGCGGTGCCTGACCGTGTTGCGCCGCTTCTCGGAGGACGTCACCGAGCTGGTGCGCTCGGAAACGGCGGACTGGATGGTGGAGTTCCGGGCCGGGCCCGCGCCCCTGGTGATGCAGTCGCTGGGAGCCCCCGGCGGGCGCCCGGACGCGAGCGTCCCGCCCGCCCGCTTCCCGCTGCCGCCGGGCACCAGACCGAACATGCCCCGGCAGCGGCCGCCGGAGCAGCCGCGCTGA
- a CDS encoding nuclear transport factor 2 family protein yields the protein MEPLKVVAQLWERIEARDWDGVAGLIAEDAVIEWPVSGERIVGRANFIAVNSDDGYSDERSVELLRILADGNLVVTEVEIPQDHVVYRAVSLWTVRDGEIVGAREYWTSPGQDPAPRWRAGYVEPLVAD from the coding sequence ATGGAGCCGTTGAAGGTAGTGGCACAACTGTGGGAGCGAATCGAGGCACGTGACTGGGACGGCGTGGCCGGGCTCATCGCCGAGGACGCGGTCATCGAATGGCCCGTGAGCGGTGAGCGCATCGTGGGGCGCGCCAACTTCATAGCCGTGAACAGCGACGACGGCTACTCGGACGAGAGATCCGTGGAACTGCTGCGGATCCTGGCCGATGGGAACCTCGTGGTCACCGAGGTGGAGATACCTCAGGACCACGTCGTCTACCGGGCCGTCTCCCTCTGGACCGTGCGGGACGGGGAGATCGTGGGGGCGAGGGAGTACTGGACCAGCCCCGGCCAGGACCCGGCACCCCGCTGGCGGGCGGGGTACGTCGAACCCCTGGTGGCAGACTGA
- a CDS encoding DUF5063 domain-containing protein gives MSDATLHALGQDPDDFAVQISDQIESFIVAVTEVAKGEDPDSAVPFLLLEVSQLLLAGGRLGAYQDVLPDERYEPDLGPEPDVDELRERFAYMLEPVDVYSEVFDPYEPRKAPVAHRISDDLADVVADLRHGLAHYRAGRTTEALWWWQFSYFTNWGPTASATLRALQSLVAHVRLDQPLAALDGLDTDEDLAEDDLAEQAGKVMAEELGGLGRT, from the coding sequence ATGTCTGACGCAACGCTGCACGCCCTGGGTCAGGATCCGGACGACTTCGCCGTCCAGATCTCGGACCAGATCGAGTCCTTCATCGTCGCGGTCACCGAAGTGGCCAAGGGCGAGGACCCGGACAGCGCGGTGCCCTTCCTCCTCCTGGAGGTGTCCCAGCTGCTGCTGGCGGGCGGTCGGCTGGGCGCGTACCAGGACGTGCTGCCCGACGAGCGCTACGAGCCCGACCTCGGACCGGAGCCGGACGTCGACGAGCTGCGCGAGCGGTTCGCCTACATGCTGGAGCCGGTCGACGTGTACTCGGAGGTCTTCGACCCCTACGAGCCGCGCAAGGCCCCGGTCGCGCACCGGATCTCCGACGACCTGGCCGACGTGGTCGCGGACCTGCGGCACGGGCTGGCGCACTACCGGGCGGGGCGGACCACCGAGGCGCTGTGGTGGTGGCAGTTCTCGTACTTCACCAACTGGGGTCCGACGGCCTCGGCGACCCTGCGCGCACTGCAGTCGCTGGTGGCCCATGTACGTCTGGACCAGCCGCTGGCGGCGCTGGACGGCCTGGACACGGACGAGGACCTGGCCGAGGACGACCTCGCGGAACAGGCCGGAAAGGTGATGGCCGAGGAGCTCGGCGGCCTCGGCCGCACCTGA
- a CDS encoding GntR family transcriptional regulator: protein MPGSGAVTRNTLRQQIADALRDEVLAGRLPPGTEFTVKQIAEQYEVSATPVREALVDLSAQGLLELVQHRGFRVRVFSVDDFRGMVEARSLVVDGIFRRLAERGTTPGSAELLVSVRRRGEEARRAAQSGSLEVLIGYDLRFWRELSGLVANTYISEFLHRIRVQCWVFAVPHLQREPQLRAALWDGHSDLVDAVTLADADAVRGIVHGYNEHALAWAARL from the coding sequence ATGCCAGGCAGCGGAGCTGTCACCCGCAACACGCTCCGCCAGCAGATCGCGGACGCGCTGCGTGACGAGGTGCTCGCGGGACGCCTGCCTCCGGGGACCGAGTTCACCGTCAAGCAGATCGCCGAGCAGTACGAGGTCTCCGCGACCCCGGTGCGCGAGGCGCTCGTGGACCTCTCGGCCCAAGGGCTGCTCGAACTGGTCCAGCACCGCGGCTTCCGGGTGCGGGTCTTCTCCGTGGACGACTTCCGGGGCATGGTCGAGGCCCGCTCGCTCGTCGTGGACGGGATCTTCCGCCGCCTCGCCGAGCGCGGCACCACCCCCGGCTCCGCCGAGCTGCTGGTGTCGGTGCGCCGCCGGGGCGAAGAGGCCCGACGGGCCGCGCAGAGCGGTTCGCTCGAAGTGCTGATCGGCTACGACCTGCGCTTCTGGCGGGAGTTGAGCGGGCTGGTCGCCAACACCTACATCTCCGAGTTCTTGCACCGCATCCGCGTGCAATGCTGGGTCTTCGCCGTCCCCCACCTCCAGCGCGAGCCGCAGCTGCGGGCGGCGCTGTGGGACGGCCACAGTGACTTGGTGGACGCGGTGACGCTGGCCGACGCCGACGCGGTGCGCGGCATCGTGCACGGCTACAACGAGCACGCGCTGGCCTGGGCCGCCCGCCTCTGA
- the recR gene encoding recombination mediator RecR codes for MYEGVVQDLIDELGRLPGVGPKSAQRIAFHILQAEPTDVRRLAHALLEVKDKVRFCAVCGNVAQEERCGICRDPRRDTTVICVVEEPKDVVAIERTREFRGKYHVLGGAISPIEGVGPDDLRIRELLARLADGEVTELILATDPNLEGEATATYLARMIKPMGLKVTRLASGLPVGGDLEYADEVTLGRAFEGRRLLDV; via the coding sequence TTGTACGAAGGCGTGGTTCAGGACCTGATCGACGAACTGGGCAGGCTGCCCGGCGTCGGGCCCAAGAGCGCGCAGCGGATCGCCTTCCACATCCTGCAGGCCGAACCCACCGACGTCCGCCGCCTCGCGCACGCGCTGCTGGAGGTCAAGGACAAGGTCCGGTTCTGCGCGGTCTGCGGGAACGTGGCACAGGAGGAGCGGTGCGGCATCTGCCGCGACCCGCGCCGGGACACCACGGTCATCTGTGTCGTCGAGGAGCCGAAGGACGTCGTCGCGATCGAGCGGACGCGCGAGTTCCGGGGGAAGTACCACGTCCTCGGCGGCGCGATCAGCCCGATCGAAGGCGTCGGCCCCGACGACCTGCGCATCCGCGAGCTGTTGGCGCGCCTGGCGGACGGCGAGGTGACCGAGCTGATCCTCGCCACCGACCCGAACCTGGAGGGCGAGGCGACGGCCACCTACCTCGCCCGCATGATCAAGCCCATGGGCCTGAAGGTCACCCGCCTGGCCAGCGGACTCCCCGTCGGGGGAGATCTGGAGTACGCGGACGAGGTCACGCTCGGGCGGGCCTTTGAAGGAAGGCGACTTCTCGATGTCTGA
- a CDS encoding LysE family translocator, whose translation MLTALLGATGILALLTLVPGPDMAIVTKRAITRGRGDGLRTVAGIAVGLLIWGALTVAGLAALLAASAEVYLVVKLAGAAYLCWLGVRALLRPGAGSVEPGERGEPGERKERAQVRPGTGGGGAWRTGLVANVLNPKIAVFYTGLLPALAPPGLRPAVGMALLVLLHVLLTVVWLGTYVYVLSRAGRFFARPRVRRALDRTTGVVLIGFGVRVATT comes from the coding sequence GTGCTCACCGCTCTTCTCGGCGCGACCGGCATCCTGGCGCTCCTCACCCTCGTCCCCGGCCCGGACATGGCGATCGTTACTAAACGGGCCATCACCCGGGGGCGCGGTGACGGGCTGCGCACCGTCGCCGGGATCGCCGTCGGGCTGTTGATCTGGGGCGCCCTCACCGTGGCGGGGCTCGCTGCGCTGCTCGCCGCCTCGGCCGAGGTGTACCTGGTGGTGAAACTGGCAGGTGCCGCGTATCTGTGCTGGCTCGGCGTCCGGGCCCTGCTACGGCCGGGGGCGGGGTCGGTGGAGCCCGGGGAGCGCGGGGAGCCCGGGGAGCGCAAGGAGCGCGCGCAGGTACGGCCCGGAACGGGCGGCGGCGGAGCCTGGCGGACCGGTCTGGTCGCCAACGTCCTCAATCCCAAGATCGCCGTCTTCTACACGGGGCTGCTGCCCGCCCTCGCCCCGCCCGGCCTGCGCCCGGCGGTCGGCATGGCGCTGCTGGTCCTGCTCCATGTGCTGCTGACGGTGGTCTGGCTGGGTACGTACGTGTACGTGCTGTCGCGCGCCGGGCGGTTCTTCGCGCGGCCGCGGGTCCGGCGGGCACTGGACCGGACGACGGGTGTCGTCCTGATCGGCTTCGGTGTGCGGGTGGCGACGACGTGA
- a CDS encoding YbaB/EbfC family nucleoid-associated protein has product MIPGGGQPNMQQLLQQAQKMQQDLAAAQEELARTEVEGQAGGGLVRATVTGSGELRALVIDPKAVDPEDTETLADLVVAAVQAANENAQALQQQKLGPLAQGLGGGSGIPGLPF; this is encoded by the coding sequence GTGATTCCCGGTGGTGGCCAGCCCAACATGCAGCAGCTGCTCCAGCAGGCCCAGAAGATGCAGCAGGATCTCGCGGCCGCGCAGGAGGAGCTCGCACGGACCGAGGTCGAGGGCCAGGCCGGCGGCGGTCTGGTGAGGGCGACCGTTACCGGATCCGGTGAGCTGCGGGCGCTGGTGATCGACCCGAAGGCCGTGGACCCCGAGGACACGGAGACGCTCGCCGACCTGGTGGTCGCCGCGGTGCAGGCGGCCAACGAGAATGCCCAGGCGCTCCAGCAGCAGAAGCTGGGCCCCCTGGCCCAGGGCCTGGGCGGCGGCAGCGGTATCCCCGGCCTCCCGTTCTAA
- a CDS encoding type 1 glutamine amidotransferase family protein — protein sequence MSETPRKPVHLAVYDTYADWETGHTTAHLTQRGHTVRTVGPSAAQPVTTMGGVRIQPDLALADLRPEDSSLLILTGASLWDTSDDLAPFAAKAREFLAAGVPVAAICGATAGLAREGLLDGRTHTSAASFYLAEQPGYGGAERYVEADAVTDGNLITAGPTEPVAFAREVFARLDVYKPDVLDAWYGLFHDSDVSAYPVLMAASAAGDA from the coding sequence ATGAGCGAGACCCCGCGCAAGCCCGTCCACCTCGCGGTCTACGACACGTACGCGGACTGGGAGACCGGCCACACCACCGCGCACCTCACCCAGCGCGGCCACACCGTGCGCACGGTCGGCCCGAGCGCGGCGCAGCCGGTCACCACCATGGGCGGCGTCCGCATCCAGCCCGACCTGGCCCTGGCCGACCTGCGACCGGAGGACTCCTCGCTGCTGATCCTCACGGGCGCGTCCCTGTGGGACACGAGCGACGACCTGGCGCCGTTCGCGGCCAAGGCGCGGGAGTTCCTGGCCGCCGGAGTGCCGGTCGCGGCGATCTGCGGAGCCACCGCGGGCCTCGCCCGCGAGGGGCTGCTGGACGGCCGGACCCACACCAGCGCCGCCTCCTTCTACCTCGCCGAGCAGCCCGGCTACGGGGGCGCCGAGCGCTACGTCGAGGCCGATGCGGTGACCGACGGCAACCTGATCACGGCGGGGCCGACGGAGCCGGTGGCCTTCGCCCGCGAGGTCTTCGCCCGTCTGGACGTCTACAAGCCGGACGTCCTGGACGCCTGGTACGGGCTCTTCCACGACTCGGACGTCAGCGCGTACCCGGTCCTGATGGCGGCATCGGCGGCCGGCGATGCGTGA
- a CDS encoding MarR family winged helix-turn-helix transcriptional regulator, whose amino-acid sequence MREATHELLPAGDPGAARGPTDLGDLGGPGDLTDARTQQDLLSRTALGVFRLNGQFLAISEELAKPAGLTAAWWQVLGAVLREPLPVAGIARNMGITRQSVQRIADLLVAKGLAEYAPNPAHRRAKLLRPTEDGRGAVDRIGPGHAALAARLTAELGDAAFAETVRALERLATALDALESATPSTAVSASAPE is encoded by the coding sequence ATGCGTGAGGCGACGCACGAGCTGCTGCCCGCCGGGGACCCTGGGGCCGCCCGGGGCCCGACCGACCTGGGGGACCTCGGCGGGCCGGGGGACCTCACGGACGCCCGTACCCAGCAGGACCTGCTGAGCCGCACCGCGCTCGGGGTGTTCCGGCTGAACGGCCAGTTCCTCGCCATCTCGGAAGAGCTGGCCAAGCCGGCCGGGCTGACGGCCGCCTGGTGGCAGGTCCTGGGCGCGGTACTGCGGGAGCCGCTGCCCGTCGCGGGCATCGCCCGGAACATGGGCATCACCCGGCAGAGCGTGCAGCGCATCGCGGACCTGCTGGTCGCCAAGGGGTTGGCGGAATACGCCCCGAACCCCGCCCACCGGCGGGCGAAACTGCTGCGTCCCACGGAGGACGGACGGGGCGCGGTGGACCGGATCGGCCCGGGGCACGCGGCTCTGGCGGCCCGCCTCACGGCGGAGCTGGGCGACGCCGCCTTCGCGGAGACGGTCCGCGCACTGGAACGGCTGGCCACGGCACTGGACGCGCTGGAGTCCGCCACACCGTCCACCGCCGTTTCCGCATCCGCGCCGGAATGA
- a CDS encoding aspartate aminotransferase family protein, whose protein sequence is MTPHVTPHTLATVKDADRKHVFHSWSAQALIDPLAVAGAEGSYFWDYEGKRFLDFSSQLVNTNIGHQHPKVVAAIQEQAARLCTLAPGFAVDVRSEAARLIAERTPGDLDKVFFTNGGAEAVENAVRMARLHTGRAKVLSTYRSYHGATAAAINLTGDPRRWPSDTAAAGVVHFWGPYLYRSAFHATTEAEECARALAHLADTIAFEGPQTIAAIILESVPGTAGIMTPPAGYLAGVRELCDRYGIVFILDEVMSGFGRTGKWFAADHWGVTPDLITFAKGVNSGYVPLGGVAISAAIAETFATRPYPGGLTYSGHPLACAAAAATINTMEEEGIVEHAAHLGENVIGPALAEIAERHPSVGEVRGLGAFWALELVRDKETREPLVPYNAAGADNAPMAEFAAACKASGLWPFVNMNRTHVVPPCNVTEAEAKEGLALLDEALTVADRHTTAG, encoded by the coding sequence ATGACCCCTCATGTCACCCCGCACACCCTTGCCACCGTGAAGGACGCAGATCGGAAGCATGTCTTCCACTCCTGGTCCGCCCAGGCCCTGATCGACCCCCTCGCCGTCGCCGGGGCCGAGGGGTCGTACTTCTGGGACTACGAGGGCAAGCGGTTCCTCGACTTTTCCTCCCAGTTGGTCAACACCAACATCGGCCACCAGCACCCCAAGGTCGTCGCCGCGATCCAGGAGCAGGCCGCCCGGCTCTGCACCCTCGCGCCCGGCTTCGCCGTCGACGTCCGCTCCGAGGCCGCACGCCTCATCGCCGAGCGGACCCCGGGCGACCTGGACAAGGTCTTCTTCACCAACGGCGGCGCCGAGGCTGTCGAGAACGCCGTGCGCATGGCCCGTCTGCACACGGGTCGCGCCAAGGTGCTCTCCACCTACCGCTCCTACCACGGGGCCACCGCCGCCGCGATCAACCTGACCGGCGACCCGCGCCGCTGGCCCTCCGACACGGCCGCCGCCGGCGTCGTCCACTTCTGGGGCCCGTACCTCTACCGCTCCGCCTTCCACGCCACCACCGAGGCCGAGGAGTGCGCCCGCGCCCTCGCCCACCTCGCCGACACCATTGCCTTCGAGGGGCCGCAGACCATCGCGGCGATCATCCTGGAGAGCGTGCCCGGCACCGCAGGCATCATGACCCCGCCCGCCGGCTACCTCGCGGGCGTGCGCGAGCTCTGCGACCGCTACGGCATCGTCTTCATCCTGGACGAGGTCATGTCGGGCTTCGGCCGCACCGGCAAGTGGTTCGCGGCCGACCACTGGGGCGTCACCCCCGACCTGATCACCTTCGCCAAGGGCGTGAACAGCGGCTACGTCCCGCTCGGCGGCGTGGCCATCTCGGCCGCCATCGCCGAGACCTTCGCCACCCGCCCCTACCCGGGCGGACTCACGTACTCCGGCCACCCCCTGGCCTGCGCCGCCGCCGCCGCGACGATCAACACGATGGAGGAGGAGGGCATCGTGGAGCACGCCGCCCACCTCGGTGAGAACGTGATCGGCCCGGCCCTCGCCGAGATCGCCGAGCGCCACCCCTCGGTCGGCGAGGTCCGCGGGCTGGGCGCCTTCTGGGCCCTGGAACTCGTACGGGACAAGGAGACGCGCGAGCCGCTCGTGCCGTACAACGCGGCCGGCGCGGACAACGCGCCGATGGCCGAGTTCGCGGCGGCCTGCAAGGCGTCGGGCCTGTGGCCCTTCGTGAACATGAACCGCACCCACGTGGTCCCGCCCTGCAACGTCACGGAGGCGGAGGCCAAGGAGGGCCTGGCCCTGCTGGACGAGGCGCTGACGGTAGCCGACCGCCACACCACGGCCGGCTAG
- a CDS encoding alpha/beta hydrolase, with product MATGTGTATGAQAGAGAQAGTFGRTCGSGTALSTGRAGSGGGRLRRGLLAALVAAAVVVPVSAAASPNVPAPAPATFSEDATPHSRYAANSANLAEAARTAEDADRPGRAARLRVMGSDGAARFLTFDGRGRGRAVEVFGELESADRVAVLVPGSDTTLDTYERFRAGAVSLQQRLQAEHPRSAVVAWLGYDTPGTVSTTVLSADRADAAAAELAPFLQRLRNISGPGARLSLLCHSYGSVVCARTATGSVVSDMVLFGSPGTGAGSARELPTRARVWAGRGSGDWIGNVPHVRFGGIGFGTDPVDPAFGARSFTAGAVGHSDYLKPGTESLDGLASIVLGTTTSSEADHG from the coding sequence ATGGCAACGGGGACGGGGACGGCGACGGGGGCGCAGGCAGGGGCGGGGGCGCAGGCAGGGACCTTCGGAAGGACCTGCGGGTCGGGCACGGCGCTCTCCACGGGCAGGGCGGGGTCCGGTGGTGGCCGGCTGCGCCGCGGCCTGCTGGCCGCACTGGTCGCCGCGGCCGTGGTGGTCCCTGTGTCCGCCGCGGCCTCCCCGAACGTCCCGGCTCCCGCGCCCGCCACGTTCTCCGAGGACGCCACCCCCCACAGCCGGTACGCCGCCAACAGCGCCAACCTCGCCGAGGCGGCCCGTACCGCCGAGGACGCCGACCGCCCCGGCCGGGCGGCCAGGCTGCGCGTCATGGGGTCGGACGGAGCAGCCCGGTTCCTCACCTTCGACGGCCGCGGCAGGGGCCGCGCCGTCGAGGTGTTCGGCGAGTTGGAGAGCGCCGACCGGGTCGCCGTCCTGGTGCCCGGGTCCGATACCACCCTGGACACCTACGAGCGGTTCCGGGCCGGAGCCGTCTCCCTCCAGCAGCGCCTGCAAGCCGAGCATCCACGCTCCGCCGTGGTCGCCTGGCTCGGGTACGACACCCCCGGAACGGTGAGCACCACCGTCCTCAGCGCCGACCGCGCCGACGCGGCCGCTGCCGAACTTGCCCCCTTCCTGCAGCGGTTGCGCAACATATCGGGACCCGGCGCCCGGCTCTCCTTGCTGTGCCACTCCTACGGCTCCGTGGTCTGCGCCCGGACGGCTACCGGGTCCGTGGTCAGCGACATGGTGCTGTTCGGCAGCCCGGGCACCGGGGCCGGATCCGCCCGTGAGCTGCCGACCCGGGCCCGGGTCTGGGCCGGCCGGGGCAGCGGCGACTGGATAGGCAACGTCCCGCACGTGCGGTTCGGCGGGATCGGCTTCGGCACCGACCCGGTCGACCCCGCCTTCGGGGCCCGGTCCTTCACCGCCGGCGCCGTCGGGCACAGCGACTACCTCAAGCCGGGCACCGAATCCCTCGACGGCCTGGCCTCCATCGTCCTGGGCACCACCACCTCATCGGAGGCCGACCATGGTTGA